One Candidatus Binatia bacterium DNA window includes the following coding sequences:
- a CDS encoding acyl-CoA dehydrogenase produces MKAFSTVDYFEVEELLGEEAKLVRASVREFVEREVLPVIESYHEREEFPLHVVPRMAELGLFGANLHGYGCAGLDNVSYGVIMQELERGDSGLRSMASVQGALCMYAIHAFGSEEQKEYWLPRMAQGRAIGCFALTEPDHGSDPGGMKTRARPAEGGYVLSGTKRWITNGSIADVAVVWAKTPDDVVRGFLVERGSPGFTARDIKGKFSLRASITSELVFEETPVPASALLPGAVGLRAPFSCLSQARYGIVWGALGAAMACFHTALEYAKERIQFGRPIASFQLVQSKLVSMLSEITKAQLLAVRLGQLKDRGKVRPEQISLAKRNNVAMALEVARTAREILGANGIVNEYPVIRHMMNLETVHTYEGTYDMHTLVVGRDLTGHDAFR; encoded by the coding sequence ATGAAAGCCTTTTCGACCGTCGACTACTTCGAGGTCGAGGAACTCCTCGGGGAAGAGGCGAAGCTCGTCCGCGCCTCGGTTCGGGAGTTCGTCGAGCGGGAGGTGCTTCCCGTGATCGAGTCGTACCACGAGCGGGAGGAGTTTCCGCTCCACGTCGTCCCCCGCATGGCCGAGCTCGGGCTTTTCGGGGCGAACCTCCACGGTTACGGTTGCGCCGGGCTCGACAACGTCTCCTACGGCGTCATCATGCAGGAACTCGAGCGGGGAGACTCGGGCCTGCGCTCGATGGCGTCGGTGCAGGGAGCCCTTTGCATGTACGCCATCCACGCGTTCGGTTCCGAAGAACAGAAGGAGTACTGGCTGCCGCGGATGGCGCAGGGGCGTGCGATCGGCTGCTTCGCCCTCACCGAGCCCGATCACGGCTCCGATCCCGGAGGCATGAAGACGCGTGCCCGGCCCGCGGAAGGGGGCTACGTGCTCTCGGGCACCAAGCGGTGGATCACCAACGGAAGCATCGCCGACGTGGCCGTCGTGTGGGCGAAAACTCCCGACGACGTCGTCCGGGGCTTCCTCGTGGAGCGGGGAAGTCCCGGTTTCACGGCGCGGGACATCAAGGGCAAGTTCTCCCTCCGAGCCTCGATCACCTCCGAGCTCGTGTTCGAGGAGACCCCCGTACCTGCGTCGGCTCTCCTCCCGGGGGCCGTGGGGCTACGGGCGCCCTTTTCGTGTCTCAGCCAGGCCCGCTACGGCATCGTCTGGGGTGCCCTCGGCGCGGCGATGGCCTGTTTCCACACCGCGCTCGAGTACGCGAAGGAGAGGATCCAGTTCGGCCGCCCGATCGCCTCCTTCCAGCTCGTCCAGAGCAAGCTCGTCTCCATGCTGAGCGAAATCACCAAGGCGCAGCTCCTCGCCGTGCGGCTCGGGCAACTCAAGGACCGCGGGAAGGTACGACCCGAGCAGATTTCTCTCGCCAAGAGGAACAACGTCGCCATGGCCCTCGAGGTGGCACGCACGGCGCGGGAGATCCTGGGAGCCAACGGGATCGTCAACGAATACCCGGTGATCCGGCACATGATGAACCTCGAGACCGTCCACACGTACGAGGGCACCTACGACATGCACACGCTCGTCGTGGGTCGGGATCTCACGGGTCACGACGCGTTCCGCTGA
- a CDS encoding transcriptional regulator has product MQIETLKVFCDVVETGSFSAAAALNLITQSAVSQQLRALESRFQCKLLERGRGRTRPTPAGEVLYRNSRAILETYRNLEVELQELREVVAGTVRIAIVYSVGLHEFPPYLREFMRAYPRVQVHVEYSRANRIYEAVLSGTTDLGIVAYPPRHPQIVTLRFREDQLVLVAPPDHPLATAPRADVRQLDGEPFVHYERDIPTRRAIDQLFKAHGVRPRQVAEYDNIETIKRAVEIGQGLAMVPLPAVQRETEIGTLRVVVLDGVQLVRPLGIIYKRGRQLSPAARRFVEVLRQEKAEAAA; this is encoded by the coding sequence GTGCAGATCGAAACCCTCAAGGTGTTCTGCGACGTGGTGGAAACGGGAAGTTTCTCGGCGGCGGCCGCCTTGAACCTGATCACGCAGTCGGCGGTGAGCCAGCAACTGAGGGCTCTCGAGTCGCGCTTTCAGTGCAAACTCCTCGAGCGAGGCCGCGGCCGGACACGGCCCACTCCGGCGGGCGAGGTGCTCTACCGCAACAGCCGGGCGATCCTCGAGACCTACCGCAACCTCGAAGTGGAACTGCAGGAGCTCCGCGAAGTCGTCGCGGGAACCGTCCGGATCGCCATCGTCTACTCGGTCGGTCTCCACGAGTTTCCGCCTTACCTGCGGGAGTTCATGCGCGCTTACCCGAGGGTCCAGGTGCACGTGGAATACAGCCGTGCGAACCGGATCTACGAAGCCGTCCTCTCCGGCACGACGGACCTCGGGATCGTCGCGTACCCTCCGCGCCACCCCCAGATCGTCACGCTGCGTTTTCGCGAGGACCAGCTCGTGCTCGTCGCGCCCCCGGATCACCCCCTGGCAACGGCCCCCAGAGCGGACGTGCGCCAGCTCGACGGCGAGCCCTTCGTCCATTACGAGCGGGATATACCTACGCGGCGCGCCATCGACCAGCTGTTCAAGGCACACGGCGTCCGTCCCCGGCAAGTGGCGGAGTACGACAACATCGAAACCATCAAAAGAGCGGTCGAAATCGGCCAGGGGCTCGCGATGGTCCCCCTGCCGGCCGTCCAGCGGGAAACGGAAATCGGCACGCTGCGGGTGGTCGTCCTGGACGGCGTGCAACTCGTCCGTCCGCTCGGGATCATCTACAAACGAGGCCGCCAGCTTTCTCCCGCCGCACGGCGTTTCGTCGAGGTTCTGCGCCAGGAAAAGGCCGAGGCCGCGGCCTGA
- a CDS encoding putative Nudix hydrolase: MTGPAEWVDVVDEEDRVVGRVSREEMRRRKLRHRAVYVFVFRPEGTVFVHRRTSTKDIYPGCYDVAVGGVVSSGESYDEAARRELAEELGVSGAELEPLFPFRYSDELGAVNGMVYRCAWAGPVRLQEAEIEWGGWLRPEEVEALARRARFCPDSLHAWLEFRARAKGS, encoded by the coding sequence ATGACCGGCCCCGCGGAGTGGGTGGACGTCGTCGACGAAGAAGACCGGGTCGTGGGCCGCGTCTCCCGGGAGGAGATGCGGCGCCGGAAGCTTCGACACCGCGCCGTCTATGTCTTCGTCTTCCGCCCGGAGGGAACGGTGTTCGTGCACCGGCGGACCTCGACGAAGGACATCTATCCCGGGTGCTACGACGTGGCGGTCGGCGGAGTCGTGAGCTCGGGGGAAAGCTACGACGAGGCTGCCAGGCGGGAGCTCGCAGAGGAGCTGGGGGTGTCGGGGGCCGAGCTCGAGCCGCTCTTTCCTTTTCGCTACTCGGACGAGCTCGGGGCCGTCAACGGCATGGTGTACCGGTGCGCCTGGGCGGGACCCGTGCGGTTGCAGGAGGCGGAAATCGAGTGGGGAGGGTGGCTCCGGCCCGAGGAGGTCGAAGCGCTCGCCCGCCGAGCGCGTTTTTGCCCGGACAGCCTCCATGCCTGGCTCGAGTTCCGAGCCCGAGCGAAGGGGAGCTGA